GGAATATCAAGTTTTGAGGAAGGCCATGAAAGAGATCGCCAAAGGAGTCTCCTGATCTATCATGCCGCAAGTCGTAATCGGAACTGCGGGACATATCGATCATGGAAAGACGGCCCTGGTCAAGGCATTGACCGGGACGGATGCGGACCGTCTTCCAGAGGAGAAAGAGCGCGGAATGACCATCGATCTCGGCTTCGCCTTCTTGACGGATGATATCACGATCATCGATGTTCCCGGTCACGAGAGATTCATTCGGAACATGGTCGCGGGAGTAAGCACCATCGATATAGCTCTCATAACCATCGCCGCCGATGATGGCATCATGCCTCAAACCCGTGAACACGTGGACATCCTCCGCCTGTTGGCCGTGCAGCTGGGCTGCATTGCAATAACGAAGACGGACCTTGTGGAAGATCAGGAATGGCTTGACCTGTTGGAAGAGGAGATACGGGAGTACGTAGGAGATTCCTTTCTCAAG
This portion of the Candidatus Neomarinimicrobiota bacterium genome encodes:
- a CDS encoding GTP-binding protein — its product is MPQVVIGTAGHIDHGKTALVKALTGTDADRLPEEKERGMTIDLGFAFLTDDITIIDVPGHERFIRNMVAGVSTIDIALITIAADDGIMPQTREHVDILRLLAVQLGCIAITKTDLVEDQEWLDLLEEEIREYVGDSFLK